The genome window AAAAATTTAACTTTACTTGCGTCCATATCCGGCATCAAACCATGACCAAGGTTAAATATATGTCCTGTATCCTCTCCCCATGATTTGATTATATACTCTGCTTCTTTTTTTATAACATCTTTGTCAGCATACAACACCATAGGGTCTAAATTTCCTTGAACAGATGCCTTTGGATAGATTAAATCTTTTGCTTTTTTTATGTCTATCATCCAATCTATACTGTATACATCAGCGTTAGACTCAAGAATAAAGTCCATAAATCCACAAACGCCTTTTGTAAAGTGTATGATTGGTTTGTTGTAATGCTTAAGATTTTCTATTACTTTCTTAACTGACGGTAAAGCAAACTCTTTATAATCTTTGGGTGAAAGATGACCAGCCCAGCTGTCAAAGATTTGAACAGCATCAGCCCCTGACTCTATCTGAAAGCTTAAATACTTTATAGTCATATCTGCGATTTTATCAAGAAGTATTTTAAAATCTTCTTTGTTGTTATACATAAAAGATTTTGTTTTTTTAAAGTCCTTTGAACCTCTGCCTTCTATCATGTATGCTGCTATCGTAAAAGGTGCTCCGGCAAACCCAATCACCGGAATTTCCCTACTGATAGCCTGATTGACACCTTTTATGATTTCTCCAACAAAATAAACATCCTCAGGGTTAAACTCTTTTAGGTTTTGGATGTCTTCTTTGCCTTTGATAGGATTTTCAAAAACCGGTCCTTCTCCTTCCTTAAAATCAAATTTCATTCCGATTGATTCAAGTGGTGTTAGTATATCAGAAAAAATGATTATTGCATCAACACCGAGTAAGGTGTACGGTAAAATAGAGGCTTTTACAGCCAAATCCACATTTTTATAATAATTCTTAAAGCTTCCTGCTATTTCCCTTAACTGTCTGTATTCTTTCATGTATCTGCCGGCTTGACGCATTAACCAGATTGGTGTTCTTTCTACTTTTTGTCTTCTGCAGGCTCTTAAAAATAAATCATTTTTTGGATTTTGCATTTTTTTCACCTTCTAAGGATACACTTTTTAATGCTCTTTTTAATACTTTACCCGGTTTGAAATGAACAGTTTTTGAATAGCTAACTCTCTTTCTTCCTTTAAGTGGTTTCTTTCTTTTTAAAACTCTAAAAGAACCCAGCTTTCTAATTTCTATCTTTTCACCTTTTGCTAAAGCTTCTGCCATCACTTCAAAGATTTCGTCAACAACATCTTTTATACTTTTTAAATCCATTTCAGGATGTTTTTCTTTTATATATTTAACAATATCGGGTTTTTTCATGCTAATTCCTCCAATTTGATATTCATAATTTCAAGCTGAGTTTTACATCTATCACAAACAGGTTGTCCATTTCTGCCAACAGATTCATCATAGATCCAGCATCTTGGACATTTTTCACCTTTTGCTTTGCTAACAGCTACAACAGAGTCTTTCACAGATTCACCATTAATTACTACATCGCTTGTAGGATTATCTGAAAGCTCTACTTGGCTAACTGTAAAGAAAAACTTAATCCAATCTAATCTTTTTTCTACTATTTCTTTATACTCTTTCGGTAGTTTTAAAATTACTCTTGCTTCATATGGATGTCTTACTAAGTCTTGTTTTCTTGCCTCTTCTATCGCTTTTAGTACATCGTCTCTTATCTCTAAAAGCTTTTCGTAGGTTTCTTCTAAATTTTTATCTATAAATTTTTCATTTACAACAGGCATAATTTCAAGATGAATGCTTTCTTTTAGACTTGAATCAATCTTTCTTACATACTGCCAAACTTCTTCTGCTGTGAATGAGATGATAGGTGCAAGGATTTTGTTTAATGATAAAAGTAATTCCCACAATACAGTTTGTGCCGACCTTCTTTCTAAGCTTTTTGGTGCGTAAACATAGAGTCTATCTTTCAAAATATCGAGATATATTGCTGAAAGGTCTACTATTACAAAGTTTTTAATCGTGTGATAGATTTTATGAAACTTGCCTTCTTCATAAGATTTGTCGGCTATTTGTATGATATTTTGAAGTTTAGAAAGCATCCACCTGTCTATTTCCAATAGATTTTCGTAAGGAACATAGTCCTGGTTTGGATTAAAGTCGTAAAGATTGCCAAGGAAGTATCTAAATGTATTTCTTATTTTTCTGTAATCTTCTGCAATTCTTTTTATAAGATTAAAACCTATCTTTATGTCTTCTGTATAATCCTCTGTAACAACCCAAAGTCTTAGTATGTCAGCTCCGTATTCATTTATAACCTTTTCCGGTGCTACTACGTTTCCGGCAGATTTAGACATTTTTCTGCCTTTTTCGTCAAGTGTAAATCCATGTGTCAAAACTGTGTCATAAGGTGCTCTGTTATAAGATGCTACCGATTCAAGAAGTGAAGACTGGAACCAACCTCTATGCTGGTCTGAACCCTCTAAATACATATCGGCAGGCCATCTTAACTCTTCCCATTCTCCATACTTTAAAACTGCTGCATGAGACACGCCAGAATCAAACCAAACATCGAGTATATCCTCTTCTTTTTTAAACTCTTGCCCGCCGCATTTTTTACATTTATAACCCTCCGGAAGCAATTCTTTTGCTGATTTTTCAAACCATATATCAGCCCCAAACTCATCATTTTTAATTAGATTAGCTACATGCTCAAAAACTTCCATATCTTTAACGATTTCACCGCAGTTTTCACAGTAAAATACAGTTATTGGAACGCCCCAGCTTCTCTGTCTTGAAATACACCAATCCGGCCTGTTTTCTACCATGCTTTTTATTCTGTTTTGTCCGTAATGGGGTATCCATTTTACCCTTTCAATCTCTTTTAATGCTGCTTCTCTCAAAGTTTGATTTTCATTAACTTTTGCTTCCATAGATATAAACCACTGGGGAGTTGCTCTAAAAATTACCGGATTTTTGCATCTCCAACAGTGGGGATAAGAGTGGCTTATCACTTCTTTAT of Sulfurihydrogenibium sp. contains these proteins:
- the hemE gene encoding uroporphyrinogen decarboxylase encodes the protein MQNPKNDLFLRACRRQKVERTPIWLMRQAGRYMKEYRQLREIAGSFKNYYKNVDLAVKASILPYTLLGVDAIIIFSDILTPLESIGMKFDFKEGEGPVFENPIKGKEDIQNLKEFNPEDVYFVGEIIKGVNQAISREIPVIGFAGAPFTIAAYMIEGRGSKDFKKTKSFMYNNKEDFKILLDKIADMTIKYLSFQIESGADAVQIFDSWAGHLSPKDYKEFALPSVKKVIENLKHYNKPIIHFTKGVCGFMDFILESNADVYSIDWMIDIKKAKDLIYPKASVQGNLDPMVLYADKDVIKKEAEYIIKSWGEDTGHIFNLGHGLMPDMDASKVKFLVDTVKEISVRRQ
- a CDS encoding HU family DNA-binding protein, producing the protein MKKPDIVKYIKEKHPEMDLKSIKDVVDEIFEVMAEALAKGEKIEIRKLGSFRVLKRKKPLKGRKRVSYSKTVHFKPGKVLKRALKSVSLEGEKNAKSKK
- the ileS gene encoding isoleucine--tRNA ligase translates to MEFKDTLNLPQTEFPMKGNLPNKEPEILSFWEKINLYQKLREDRKGKDKYILHDGPPYANGHIHIGHALNKILKDILVKYQSMKGKDAPFVPGWDCHGLPIEQQVEKELKEKKIKKEDLSKSEFRKLCREYALKFVNIQKEEFKRLGIIGNWEKPYLTMRPFYQAQEVLELGRVFNKGVAYRGKKPVYWCIYDKTAEAEAEIEYYDKKDPSIYVKFKMKDSDDTYLVIWTTTPWTLPANLGVMVHPEFDYVYFKTDKGILIVAKELLENFKEKTGLNGEVIKQVKGKDLEFKEYYHPFIDRVSKVYLSEFVELGTGTGLVHMAPGHGQEDYIIGQRYGVDAFAPVDDEGRFTQEAPDWLRGIRVFDANDLIIEKLQEVDALIHKEVISHSYPHCWRCKNPVIFRATPQWFISMEAKVNENQTLREAALKEIERVKWIPHYGQNRIKSMVENRPDWCISRQRSWGVPITVFYCENCGEIVKDMEVFEHVANLIKNDEFGADIWFEKSAKELLPEGYKCKKCGGQEFKKEEDILDVWFDSGVSHAAVLKYGEWEELRWPADMYLEGSDQHRGWFQSSLLESVASYNRAPYDTVLTHGFTLDEKGRKMSKSAGNVVAPEKVINEYGADILRLWVVTEDYTEDIKIGFNLIKRIAEDYRKIRNTFRYFLGNLYDFNPNQDYVPYENLLEIDRWMLSKLQNIIQIADKSYEEGKFHKIYHTIKNFVIVDLSAIYLDILKDRLYVYAPKSLERRSAQTVLWELLLSLNKILAPIISFTAEEVWQYVRKIDSSLKESIHLEIMPVVNEKFIDKNLEETYEKLLEIRDDVLKAIEEARKQDLVRHPYEARVILKLPKEYKEIVEKRLDWIKFFFTVSQVELSDNPTSDVVINGESVKDSVVAVSKAKGEKCPRCWIYDESVGRNGQPVCDRCKTQLEIMNIKLEELA